A DNA window from Halomonas zincidurans B6 contains the following coding sequences:
- the mobI gene encoding conjugative transfer protein MobI(A/C), with translation MSKRMTHQEICEEWEAVSRAQNVNHQRGIKAAITQCRQFLTAIHQQADVEQARYRYLAQRLCDHFWSHNIAHRTDQTPGYPGHFGCRVRLRRRKLELSWYYNRFVQKKSGEGRSVFSEYIRKEGRFRYHKPAFTRAQDWEKPLIMETEDGFEMLRRLNANQAELCRIVRKSERLLKDLEEHLGGLKEAASGSASPSSEEG, from the coding sequence ATGAGCAAACGAATGACCCACCAGGAAATCTGCGAAGAGTGGGAGGCGGTCAGCCGAGCCCAAAATGTGAACCACCAACGTGGTATCAAAGCCGCCATAACGCAATGCCGTCAGTTTCTGACGGCGATTCACCAGCAAGCGGACGTGGAGCAAGCGAGGTACCGCTATCTGGCGCAGCGGCTCTGTGATCACTTCTGGTCCCACAACATCGCGCATCGTACCGACCAGACACCCGGCTATCCCGGGCACTTCGGCTGCCGCGTCCGACTCCGGAGAAGAAAGCTGGAGTTGTCCTGGTACTACAATCGCTTCGTCCAGAAGAAGAGCGGCGAGGGACGATCAGTGTTCAGTGAGTACATCCGCAAAGAAGGTCGGTTCCGCTATCACAAACCAGCCTTCACGCGGGCACAGGATTGGGAGAAACCGCTCATCATGGAAACTGAGGACGGTTTTGAAATGTTGCGAAGGCTCAATGCCAACCAGGCGGAGCTTTGTCGAATCGTGCGGAAAAGCGAACGCCTCCTGAAAGATCTGGAGGAGCACCTCGGTGGACTGAAGGAGGCTGCCAGCGGGAGTGCAAGCCCCTCAAGCGAGGAGGGATGA
- a CDS encoding DUF1788 domain-containing protein: MPMQERLQHLFSVVSGQRFLNKQGLGNEVPFFICPYRPEEAVEMERLQRQLVNRLEQAGIRILSINLYDLAVDILKERDIWEQVLELEPTVSKDQLKELLQGVLDPEAHLVPAIAAKLQSVEFDVLFLSGVGEVFPYIRSHNVLNNLQSTAKDQPTVMFFPGSYTHSLETGASLDLFGRLHDDKYYRAFNIFHYEA; the protein is encoded by the coding sequence ATGCCGATGCAGGAGCGACTCCAGCACCTGTTCAGCGTGGTTTCCGGCCAGCGATTCCTGAACAAACAGGGGCTGGGTAATGAAGTGCCTTTCTTCATCTGTCCCTACCGGCCTGAAGAAGCGGTCGAAATGGAGCGTCTTCAGCGGCAGTTGGTTAACCGACTGGAGCAGGCGGGCATCCGGATCCTGAGCATCAATCTGTATGACCTGGCCGTCGATATTTTGAAAGAAAGAGACATCTGGGAGCAGGTGTTGGAGCTCGAGCCCACGGTCTCAAAGGATCAGCTGAAAGAACTGCTACAGGGAGTGCTGGACCCGGAAGCCCATTTGGTGCCCGCTATTGCGGCAAAGCTCCAGTCCGTTGAGTTTGACGTGCTGTTTCTCTCAGGGGTGGGGGAGGTCTTCCCCTACATACGCTCCCACAACGTGCTCAACAACTTGCAGAGCACCGCCAAAGACCAGCCAACGGTGATGTTCTTCCCGGGCTCCTATACCCACTCGCTGGAAACCGGTGCATCTCTGGATCTGTTCGGCAGGCTGCATGACGACAAGTACTACCGTGCGTTCAACATCTTTCATTACGAAGCCTGA
- a CDS encoding helix-turn-helix domain-containing protein, with protein sequence MAEMEDRWLSVDEIGKHLGVSNDTVYRWIDKHAMPAHRMGRFWKFKKIEVDEWVKGGGAAETSRGERSE encoded by the coding sequence ATGGCCGAGATGGAAGATCGCTGGTTATCTGTAGACGAAATTGGCAAGCACCTCGGTGTCAGCAATGACACCGTGTACCGCTGGATCGACAAGCACGCAATGCCCGCCCACCGCATGGGGCGATTTTGGAAGTTCAAAAAAATCGAAGTGGATGAGTGGGTCAAGGGCGGTGGAGCCGCCGAAACGAGCAGGGGCGAGCGTTCCGAATGA
- a CDS encoding DUF1819 family protein, translating to MTQGRYRISFTSGSLYHRESVKLADLYLSLRDWEEVRAQALHDNLLQARTESTAKRTCREAIARLKTLTESELTFLAEANHQDQAHLLWVAVCRLYRFIADFAVEVLRERFVAMKLDLSFEDFDAFYNRKSEWHDELDNASASTRDKLRQVLFRMLREAGLLAKDKTINAVLLSPRLVELLRQNNPDEFFYFPVYESDIRGMSA from the coding sequence ATGACCCAAGGCCGGTATCGCATCTCCTTCACGTCCGGCAGCCTGTATCACCGAGAATCGGTGAAGCTGGCCGATCTGTACCTGTCGCTCCGTGACTGGGAAGAGGTGCGGGCTCAAGCTCTACATGACAACCTGCTACAGGCCAGAACGGAAAGCACGGCAAAGCGCACCTGTAGAGAGGCGATTGCACGCCTGAAGACATTGACCGAAAGCGAACTGACTTTCCTGGCCGAGGCAAACCACCAGGACCAGGCTCACCTTCTGTGGGTTGCCGTGTGCCGCCTGTACCGCTTTATCGCGGACTTTGCGGTGGAAGTGCTACGCGAACGGTTTGTCGCGATGAAGCTGGATCTCAGTTTTGAGGATTTCGATGCCTTCTATAACCGTAAATCGGAATGGCATGACGAACTGGATAATGCCAGCGCCTCAACGCGCGATAAATTGCGACAGGTCCTGTTCAGAATGCTGCGGGAGGCAGGGTTGTTAGCTAAGGACAAAACCATAAACGCAGTTCTGCTAAGCCCCAGGCTGGTTGAGTTGCTGCGTCAGAACAATCCTGACGAGTTTTTCTACTTCCCAGTCTATGAATCCGATATCAGGGGGATGTCAGCTTGA
- the brxC gene encoding BREX system P-loop protein BrxC, with protein MTLKNIFLKPVDRPIEGVIKADDEASLRLEIEEYVLTNEVEKRLEEFLDAYNNYEGANGVWVSGFFGSGKSHLLKMLALLLENREMDGATTLDLFLPKCSENEILRGDLKRAVSIPAKSILFNIDQKADVISKTQIDALLAVFVKVFDEMCGYYGKQGHIAQFERDLDGRGLYEQFKAEYEAIAGRPWQKGREQALLEGPNIAKAYAAVTGGDPQSAAGILDKYRSEYRVSIEDFADNVNAYIEKQAKEGGHKEFRLNFFVDEVGQYIADNTKLMTNLQTIAESLATKCRGRAWIIVTAQEEMKNVVGEMGKQQGHDFSKIQARFNNRMKLSSADVAEVIQKRLLTKTEDGVNQLSDVYHAQANNFKTLFDFADGSATYRNFRDRDHFIHSYPFVPYQFALFQSAIQNLSQHNAFEGKHSSVGERSMLGVFQQVAIHIGNHEVGQLATFDLMFEGIRSALKSQIQRAIIQAENHLDNAFAIRLLKALFLVKYVKEFKPTVRNLCVLMLDAFDQDLPALRTKVEEALSLLEQQTYIQRNGDQYEYLTDEEKDVEQEIKNTEVESSDVADELEKIVFDFVIKQRKIRYDAGSSQNQGQDYSYSRKLDDRLHGREYELSINVISPFHEHTDNEQMLRTASTYKADELFVLMPSDERLVRDLLMFKRTEKYIKQNISVTQQEAVKRILNDKGFQNREREARLRQQVQTLIGKSKLLIGGADVEVANEDPQTRIIRGFHELISRAYPNLRMLRGVSYAENDISNCLNRTDDGLFGNDATALAESEQEVLAFIQSNNRGGVRTTLKSLLEKFERKPYGWYYAAILCTLANLCARGKVEVRLDGNILEDSELERALRNTHGHGNVVLEPQIEFTASQVRALKSFYEDFFDSPPRSSEAKALGKEAGEAFQDMYHDLDRRIAQVDQYPFLNALKPALVTLKEVAGKPYTWHLTELGKQEDQLLDLKEDVIDPIRKFMGGSQKDIYNQARSLLQSQEPNFIYVSGDEIEQIRTILNDPNCYKGNRIQQLKGQLDSLQERIDEKVQQTRSQAETSLKTMQERMQSMDEYQSLPEPRQDELNKPFRDLVDYIGQERLIAVIKDRTRYFEEEGYQKLLGKMVALANQKSAPADDPDQPPGGQSEDQNDGGPHEVKESPADYVHTRNLRVAFDKAWLANEGDVDRYLNALREALLAEVQQGRKVQI; from the coding sequence ATGACATTGAAGAATATTTTTCTAAAGCCCGTTGACCGCCCCATTGAAGGCGTTATCAAAGCCGACGATGAAGCCAGTCTTCGCCTCGAAATTGAAGAATACGTACTGACCAACGAAGTCGAGAAACGCCTCGAAGAGTTCCTGGACGCCTACAACAACTACGAAGGGGCGAACGGGGTCTGGGTATCCGGCTTCTTCGGCTCAGGTAAGTCGCACCTCCTCAAGATGCTGGCCCTTTTGCTTGAAAACCGGGAAATGGACGGTGCTACAACCCTGGACCTGTTCCTTCCCAAGTGCAGCGAGAATGAAATTCTCCGGGGCGACCTGAAGCGAGCTGTCTCGATACCGGCGAAAAGCATTCTGTTCAACATCGATCAGAAAGCCGATGTCATCAGCAAAACCCAGATCGATGCGCTTCTGGCCGTGTTCGTTAAAGTCTTTGACGAAATGTGCGGCTACTACGGCAAACAAGGGCACATCGCCCAGTTTGAGCGCGATCTGGACGGCCGTGGCCTGTACGAGCAGTTCAAAGCCGAGTACGAGGCCATCGCCGGCCGCCCCTGGCAGAAAGGCCGGGAGCAAGCCCTTCTGGAAGGCCCGAATATTGCCAAAGCCTACGCCGCTGTGACCGGTGGCGACCCGCAGTCGGCAGCGGGCATTCTGGACAAGTACCGCAGCGAATACCGCGTTTCAATTGAAGACTTCGCGGACAATGTGAATGCCTATATCGAGAAGCAGGCAAAAGAGGGTGGCCACAAAGAGTTCCGTCTGAACTTCTTTGTGGACGAGGTCGGCCAGTACATTGCCGACAACACCAAGCTGATGACCAACCTGCAAACTATTGCCGAGAGCCTCGCAACCAAGTGTCGGGGCCGGGCCTGGATTATCGTCACCGCCCAGGAAGAAATGAAAAACGTGGTTGGCGAAATGGGCAAGCAGCAGGGCCACGACTTCTCGAAAATTCAGGCGCGGTTCAATAACCGCATGAAGCTCTCCAGCGCGGACGTCGCGGAAGTAATCCAGAAACGCCTGCTGACAAAGACCGAAGATGGTGTCAATCAGCTGTCGGACGTCTATCACGCGCAGGCAAACAACTTCAAAACCCTGTTTGACTTCGCGGATGGATCGGCCACCTACCGGAACTTCCGGGACAGGGACCACTTCATCCACAGCTACCCCTTCGTCCCCTACCAGTTCGCGCTGTTTCAATCGGCGATCCAGAACCTGTCGCAGCACAACGCCTTCGAGGGTAAACACAGTTCTGTCGGTGAGCGCTCCATGCTGGGGGTTTTCCAGCAGGTGGCCATCCACATCGGCAACCATGAGGTGGGCCAGCTGGCCACCTTTGACCTGATGTTTGAAGGCATCCGCTCCGCACTGAAATCACAAATACAGCGGGCGATTATTCAGGCCGAAAACCACCTCGATAATGCCTTCGCTATCCGGTTGCTGAAGGCCCTGTTCCTGGTCAAATATGTCAAGGAATTCAAGCCCACGGTGCGCAACCTTTGCGTGCTGATGCTGGATGCCTTCGATCAGGATCTGCCGGCACTTCGCACCAAGGTCGAGGAAGCCCTGAGCCTTCTGGAGCAGCAGACCTACATACAGAGAAACGGGGACCAGTATGAGTACCTGACGGACGAGGAAAAGGACGTCGAGCAGGAGATCAAGAACACAGAGGTTGAGTCATCGGACGTTGCGGACGAGCTGGAAAAGATCGTTTTCGACTTTGTTATAAAACAGCGCAAAATCCGCTATGACGCCGGTTCCTCCCAAAACCAGGGGCAGGACTACTCCTATTCGCGCAAACTGGATGATCGTCTGCATGGGCGTGAATACGAGCTCTCGATCAATGTCATCAGCCCGTTCCACGAGCATACTGACAACGAGCAAATGCTCCGTACAGCCTCGACCTACAAGGCGGACGAGCTGTTCGTGCTCATGCCGTCGGACGAGCGCCTGGTGCGGGACCTGCTCATGTTCAAGCGCACCGAGAAGTACATCAAGCAGAACATCTCCGTTACCCAGCAGGAAGCCGTCAAGCGGATCCTGAATGACAAGGGCTTTCAGAACCGTGAGCGCGAGGCCAGGCTCCGGCAGCAGGTTCAGACCCTCATTGGCAAGTCCAAGTTGCTCATTGGCGGCGCTGATGTGGAAGTGGCGAATGAGGACCCCCAGACCCGCATTATTCGGGGCTTCCATGAGCTGATTTCACGGGCTTACCCCAACCTCCGCATGTTGCGCGGCGTTTCCTACGCGGAAAACGACATCAGCAATTGCCTCAACCGTACAGACGATGGCCTTTTCGGTAACGACGCCACGGCCCTGGCGGAATCCGAGCAGGAGGTGCTGGCGTTCATTCAGAGCAACAACCGGGGCGGTGTTCGCACCACCCTCAAGAGCCTGCTGGAAAAGTTCGAACGCAAACCCTACGGCTGGTATTACGCCGCGATTCTCTGCACCCTGGCCAACCTGTGTGCCCGTGGCAAGGTGGAAGTTCGTCTCGACGGGAATATCCTGGAGGACAGCGAGCTGGAGCGCGCCCTGCGTAACACTCACGGCCACGGCAACGTGGTGCTGGAACCACAGATTGAGTTCACCGCCTCTCAGGTCCGAGCCCTCAAGTCATTCTACGAGGACTTCTTCGACAGCCCGCCCCGCAGCAGCGAAGCCAAGGCCCTGGGTAAAGAGGCCGGCGAAGCCTTCCAGGACATGTACCACGACCTGGACCGGAGGATAGCGCAGGTCGACCAGTACCCGTTTCTCAATGCCTTGAAACCTGCCCTGGTGACGCTGAAAGAAGTCGCCGGAAAGCCCTACACCTGGCACCTGACGGAATTGGGCAAGCAGGAAGACCAACTGCTGGACCTGAAAGAAGATGTCATCGACCCCATCCGCAAATTCATGGGGGGCTCACAAAAAGACATCTACAACCAGGCTCGGTCCCTCCTGCAGAGCCAGGAGCCTAACTTCATCTATGTGTCCGGGGATGAGATCGAGCAGATCCGCACCATCCTGAACGACCCCAACTGCTACAAAGGGAATCGCATTCAGCAGCTCAAGGGCCAACTGGATAGCCTGCAAGAGCGCATCGACGAGAAAGTGCAGCAAACCCGCTCCCAGGCAGAAACGTCCCTGAAGACCATGCAGGAGCGCATGCAGAGCATGGACGAATACCAGTCCCTGCCGGAACCGCGCCAGGATGAGCTCAATAAACCGTTCCGGGATCTGGTCGATTACATCGGACAGGAGCGCCTGATTGCCGTGATCAAGGACCGGACCCGGTACTTTGAAGAAGAGGGCTACCAGAAGCTGCTGGGCAAAATGGTGGCGCTGGCCAATCAGAAATCAGCACCGGCAGACGACCCCGATCAGCCCCCAGGTGGCCAGAGTGAAGACCAGAATGACGGGGGGCCTCACGAGGTCAAGGAATCGCCCGCCGACTACGTTCACACCCGCAACCTCCGTGTCGCGTTCGACAAGGCCTGGTTGGCCAACGAGGGTGACGTGGACCGCTATCTGAATGCCCTGCGCGAAGCCCTGCTGGCAGAAGTCCAGCAAGGACGCAAGGTCCAGATCTAA
- a CDS encoding helix-turn-helix transcriptional regulator — MFSSETNERLLTYEEVCAVTQLSQATLRRYVRSGRFPAPIKPNPQGRAVRFRIQDVRNWLDRL, encoded by the coding sequence ATGTTTTCTAGCGAGACCAACGAGCGCTTGCTCACATACGAAGAAGTGTGCGCCGTCACTCAGCTATCGCAAGCCACGCTACGTCGATACGTCCGATCAGGTCGCTTCCCCGCCCCCATCAAGCCAAACCCGCAAGGTCGAGCCGTCAGGTTTCGGATCCAGGATGTTAGAAACTGGCTGGATCGGTTGTGA
- the pglX gene encoding BREX-1 system adenine-specific DNA-methyltransferase PglX, whose amino-acid sequence METAKLRKFAQFARRSLIEQVGAKLKLVLAEESPARRESPLAIKKLEDAIAEQGKGQVVERVAYIWFNRLVALRFMDVNRYNRIGVVSPAEGQFQPEILADAKMGHIDEEMVVENTRKRVFALLDGKMPSQDPQGEAYRLLVVAACNYWYSAMPFLFERIDDYTELLMPDDLLSGNSILAYTREAMTPDACEDVEVIGWLYQFYISEKKDQVFEALKKNQKITPANIPAATQLFTPHWIVRYLVDNSLGRLWMLNRPNSALVDQMEYYIPPDEAEADFLKIEGPEELKVCDPACGSGHMLTYAFDLLYAIYEEEGCEPSEIPEKILTHNLYGIELDERAGELAAFALTMKARARQRRFFNKGIKPNICVLEKVSFTPDELEEYMSAVGRDLFTQGLRETLQQFEEADSFGSLILPKLTNVTDVLAELETKNLGSNLFLADTHSKVLKVLRMAEALSPRYAVVVANPPYMGGKGMNGRLGAWAKENYPKSKSDLFAMFTERNLDMAVTGGAVAMITMQSWMFLSSFEALRGRILDQHTILSMAHLGARAFDSIGGEVVSTTAFVLENTHKPHYRGAFLRLVDGNSEAEKMAMMAKAVERSR is encoded by the coding sequence ATGGAAACCGCAAAACTCAGAAAATTCGCCCAGTTCGCCCGCCGCAGCCTGATTGAACAGGTCGGCGCCAAGCTAAAGCTGGTATTGGCCGAAGAAAGCCCCGCCCGGCGGGAAAGCCCATTGGCCATCAAAAAGCTGGAAGATGCGATAGCCGAGCAGGGTAAAGGACAGGTTGTCGAGCGGGTGGCGTATATCTGGTTCAACCGGCTCGTAGCCCTGCGGTTTATGGACGTGAACCGATATAACCGCATCGGCGTGGTCTCGCCCGCCGAGGGGCAGTTTCAGCCCGAGATCCTGGCGGATGCCAAGATGGGCCATATCGATGAAGAGATGGTCGTGGAAAACACCCGAAAACGGGTCTTCGCCCTGCTCGATGGCAAAATGCCCAGCCAGGATCCCCAAGGGGAAGCCTATCGCCTGCTGGTCGTCGCGGCCTGTAACTATTGGTACAGCGCGATGCCGTTCCTGTTCGAACGTATTGACGACTACACCGAGCTGTTGATGCCGGATGATTTGCTTTCGGGTAACTCAATTCTGGCCTACACCCGCGAAGCCATGACGCCGGACGCCTGTGAGGATGTTGAGGTGATCGGCTGGCTGTACCAGTTCTATATCTCTGAGAAAAAGGATCAAGTATTCGAGGCGCTGAAGAAGAATCAGAAAATCACACCGGCCAATATCCCCGCCGCCACCCAGCTTTTCACGCCGCACTGGATTGTGCGATACCTGGTGGATAACTCGCTCGGCCGCTTGTGGATGCTTAACAGACCAAATTCAGCCTTGGTGGATCAGATGGAGTATTACATTCCTCCGGACGAGGCTGAGGCCGATTTTCTGAAAATCGAAGGCCCGGAAGAGCTCAAGGTTTGCGACCCAGCCTGCGGCTCCGGCCATATGCTGACCTATGCTTTCGATCTGCTCTACGCCATTTATGAAGAAGAAGGCTGCGAGCCGTCCGAAATCCCGGAAAAGATCCTGACACACAACCTTTATGGTATTGAGCTGGATGAACGCGCCGGTGAGCTGGCCGCCTTCGCTCTGACCATGAAAGCCCGAGCGCGTCAGCGGCGTTTTTTCAACAAAGGCATCAAGCCCAACATCTGCGTGTTGGAAAAAGTTAGCTTCACTCCAGATGAACTGGAAGAGTACATGAGCGCCGTGGGCCGCGACCTGTTCACCCAAGGCTTACGTGAAACCTTGCAACAGTTCGAGGAAGCTGACAGCTTCGGCTCCCTGATCTTGCCCAAGCTTACCAACGTGACTGACGTGCTGGCCGAGCTGGAGACAAAGAACCTGGGTAGCAACCTGTTCCTGGCCGACACGCACAGCAAAGTACTGAAAGTACTGCGTATGGCCGAAGCCTTGAGCCCGCGCTACGCCGTGGTCGTCGCCAATCCGCCCTATATGGGCGGTAAGGGTATGAATGGACGGCTTGGCGCCTGGGCCAAGGAGAACTACCCAAAGAGCAAGTCCGACCTGTTTGCCATGTTCACAGAACGTAATCTGGATATGGCGGTAACTGGCGGCGCTGTCGCCATGATCACGATGCAGAGCTGGATGTTTCTGTCTTCCTTCGAGGCTTTGCGCGGTCGCATTCTCGATCAGCACACTATTTTGTCGATGGCCCATCTAGGAGCGCGAGCCTTTGACAGCATCGGTGGCGAAGTGGTCTCAACGACTGCTTTCGTGCTAGAGAACACCCATAAGCCGCACTATCGAGGCGCGTTTCTCCGGTTGGTCGATGGCAATTC
- a CDS encoding ATP-binding protein yields the protein MHQAEQEIQALIHGGENLAVEFKSDVKSLPDRDLVAAVVALANTEGGDLFLGVEDDGTPTGLHANHRNLAGLPALIANKTIPSLAVRIEALELEGQPIARIQVPKSRQLVSTSDGLLQRRRLRMDGTPEAVPFYPHEFVQRQSSLGVTDPSALPVENLAVEDLDPIQRIRIRNAIKKYGGDQSLMPLADDELDGALGLTVSVGGMRRPTVAGLLLLGNGMQLRQHLPSHEVAFQVLRGTDVLVNEFYRKPLLETFEEVEVLFRARVEEEEIQVGLFRVPIPNFDRRAFREAFVNALVHRDYSALGAVHVKLDDDGLSISNPGGFVEGVNLDNLLVADPRSRNPLLADIIKRIGLAERTGRGIDRIFEGMLRYGRTAPDYSMSSAHTVSVRMSAADADAEFLRMIVEREEQTGAAMPIDSLIILSRLRNERRLRTADLAKSVQKPETVVRGTLEKLVEAGMVEAHGTGKGRTYTLSAKVYRGAGQKAAYVRQAGFDPIQQEQMVMSFIDTHGSIKRADVVELCHISPDQAYKLLARLKKRGEIEQIGERKGAIYKRAR from the coding sequence ATGCACCAAGCCGAACAGGAAATCCAGGCACTCATTCACGGCGGCGAGAACCTTGCCGTCGAGTTCAAGAGCGACGTCAAAAGCCTGCCGGACCGGGATCTGGTGGCCGCGGTGGTGGCCCTGGCCAACACCGAGGGCGGCGACCTGTTCCTGGGCGTTGAAGACGACGGCACCCCAACTGGGCTGCATGCCAACCACCGCAACCTCGCCGGCCTGCCCGCACTGATTGCCAATAAGACCATCCCCTCGCTGGCCGTGCGCATTGAGGCCCTGGAGCTGGAGGGGCAACCTATTGCCAGGATCCAGGTTCCCAAGTCCCGGCAGCTGGTGTCGACCTCGGATGGCCTGCTGCAACGTCGGCGCCTGAGAATGGACGGCACTCCGGAGGCCGTGCCCTTCTACCCCCATGAGTTTGTTCAGCGCCAGTCCAGCCTGGGGGTGACGGATCCCTCTGCGTTGCCGGTAGAAAACCTGGCGGTTGAGGACCTGGACCCGATTCAGCGCATCCGAATCCGCAACGCCATCAAGAAGTACGGCGGCGACCAGAGCCTGATGCCACTGGCGGACGATGAGCTGGACGGCGCCCTGGGGCTGACTGTGAGCGTGGGAGGCATGCGCCGCCCCACGGTTGCAGGCCTGTTGCTGCTGGGGAACGGAATGCAGCTCCGGCAACACCTGCCCTCCCACGAGGTAGCCTTCCAGGTGCTGCGCGGTACCGATGTGTTGGTCAATGAGTTCTACCGCAAACCGCTGCTGGAGACCTTCGAAGAGGTCGAAGTGCTATTCCGCGCCCGGGTGGAGGAAGAGGAGATTCAGGTCGGGCTGTTTCGCGTGCCCATCCCCAACTTCGACCGCCGGGCCTTCCGAGAAGCCTTCGTGAACGCTCTGGTTCACCGCGACTACAGCGCCCTGGGCGCCGTACACGTCAAACTGGACGACGACGGCCTGAGCATCAGCAATCCCGGTGGTTTTGTGGAGGGCGTTAATCTGGACAACCTGCTGGTGGCTGACCCTCGCTCCCGTAACCCATTGCTGGCCGACATCATCAAGCGCATCGGCTTGGCCGAACGCACGGGCCGGGGCATCGACCGGATCTTCGAAGGCATGCTCCGTTACGGGCGTACCGCTCCCGACTACTCCATGTCGTCCGCTCACACCGTTTCTGTGCGTATGAGCGCGGCAGACGCGGACGCCGAGTTCCTGCGCATGATCGTCGAGCGCGAGGAACAGACCGGCGCCGCCATGCCCATTGACAGCCTGATTATCCTGTCCCGACTGCGCAATGAACGGCGTTTAAGAACGGCAGACCTGGCCAAGTCCGTGCAGAAGCCCGAAACCGTGGTCCGGGGCACCCTGGAAAAACTGGTGGAAGCCGGCATGGTGGAAGCCCACGGCACCGGAAAAGGCCGCACCTACACCTTGAGCGCCAAGGTGTACCGGGGGGCGGGGCAAAAGGCCGCCTATGTGCGCCAGGCAGGGTTTGATCCTATTCAGCAAGAGCAGATGGTCATGAGCTTTATTGATACGCACGGCAGCATCAAGCGTGCTGACGTGGTTGAGCTGTGCCATATCAGCCCGGATCAAGCCTACAAGTTGTTGGCCAGATTGAAGAAAAGGGGAGAAATCGAGCAAATAGGCGAGCGTAAAGGGGCTATTTACAAGCGCGCGCGTTAA